The following nucleotide sequence is from Acyrthosiphon pisum isolate AL4f chromosome A2, pea_aphid_22Mar2018_4r6ur, whole genome shotgun sequence.
CTAGAGCGACATTAAGACTTATCCATGCTgaaaggtaataattaattcaacagTTTGTCTAGTCGACAGATAAgaaatacaagaaaataatttgGGAACAGAACCCTATTATGATGAATGATACGtaagtattatacaaaaaacaatatatttttttttggcattcACAACATATTacacaacacatttttttttcacttatagAAACATTGATGCGACTGAAGAAATACCAGAAACACCTACTTTTACTGAGTCGCCTACGACTATAACGCCTACATCTACTATAAATGCAGAACTGTCAGACATAGAAATAGAACTCCATCCGAAACAACGCATATTAAAAGTTAGCAGTATTGAATCTATGAATAGTGATAATTCATCTGCCACCAATGTTACTGCTGTAGAAATCAATCAGTCCAGCACAACCAGTGAACCTGATACATTTACCAATTActatcaaatgtttttaaatattagaaaacaagTAAAttggtcaaataataatatattaaataaaattgttgtttttatgtttgtacgttattattgttatttatttatgttttgtagATTCATAAGAAACATATGAGTATGTTTCCTGTGCAACCAAAACCACCATCTGGTTTTGAAGACTATCTTATGAACAGGCGCACGTATGTTTTGGATGGTAACTATAGAAGCCGTGTGGTAAATACACAAACACCTACACCAGCTAATTTACAcaagcatttaaaaaatatgtttgttgaACAAGAAAAAGAGAGACAAAAGCTTCGTGTTCAGGTTTGTTTTCagtcacaatttaaaaaataaatgaaaataagtataatattataactatcataattttataacttgttTAGCACTtagtagaaaaagaaaaattggtgATGAGTGTTGAACAAGAGATACTGAGAGTTCATGGACGCGCAGCTCGTGCCTTAGCTAATCAGCCATTACCATTTTCTGTATGTACTATACTCAATGACAATgaagtatataacattatgacaCCTGAGCAAGAAAAAGATAAGGATGGGCACGGACATTCTGGTTATAATGGTCGTATTTTTTTGTCATGGCTACaagatattgataataaatggGAAAAGATTAaggtaataatttcataaaatataactattaaaaaaatatattaaaatgttttatggttACTAAAGATTGATTTGTTACTGAGACAACGCAATGAGGCAGAGGGTTTACATGCTATACAGAAAATGAATTGGGGATGGAAGTTGAAAGAGATTCAGTTGCGTACCTATAGCAGCCTGGAACCCAATATCGACGAAGAGCATGTACCGATAGTTAAAGTCAACAAAGATTTCGATCATTTTCCCGCTTAAtctaattatgttaattattaacatatcaGTAAAGTGTCAACTGTAAAatgatatttgattattataagaaGATATAGTTCACATTATTGTTATagaaaagataaatattttacttgacAACTTCCGATGTTTATCACTTGTATTTATTCCTgccattttatcaataatatgaaaaatgttttctcaaaccaaatgttactttttttcacaccatattattaattagattaaGAATAAACTAATCGTTTTGAAACTGTCTTTTCAATGAAAAGCTCAATGAAATGctcaattataacatttaatgcgACCTATTTGTATTCATCATcatttttgttgtttaattttcatagacttgattttaaatgtttaccttaaatattttttagtaaccaCCCAGCTTTGATGAGCAAcactaataatgataaatactaaaaaatgaaataatgaaccaaaaatataataagaatggGTACCTATAACTAAAATCTTgtcttaagtttaaatattttaaaataaaaagctaTCTAATAGGTATCTTGATTTATCATAACCAGAGCTGTGAATTCAATGcactaaaaaaccttaaaaaatacattaaaaatgtcaaaaaaatgcaataaaatatgcacttaaaataccaaaaaaaaaaaggaatataaaatgccaaaaattatagtataaaaattcatttaaaatggttttcaatttaatttttatattaatattaatattaggtacaggatattaaacattagtacagaaaagtgtttatttattaaaagaaaataataagaatgttgattgaatttgaatttacatttgaattaaGTTAATGCTATTCATCTGAaacatacaaaacaattttttttttgtatttctttgtataaaataaaaaaaaaaatttcattcaaCGCAATTGacggaatttgattaaaaatactagaaaatgaactaaaaaagtaaaatatgacctgaaaatgtgaaaaaatgacctaaaaatgtaaaaatatgcaaaataaaagtttcatagatagatttgtagttacataatttaaattatgtacttacaaagctatgttttacaatcactaaaaaaaaatgcacttttctataaatttatagCCCCAATCATAACAATGAAGCAAGAATAGAAACCTCTGAATTTTGTAATGAAGCAAAAATAgcggttttataataatttaataactataataactaggATGTTGTAGTCATTCATTTTGAATAAGATATAATTTAGAGGGATTGTAACGTGCAATTactttacattaaattataatttataaaagtctatatcatattatattattaaatactagatATTTGTGCAACTAACACctcaaaaacatgcaaaaacaaatttagtaattatataacatattagattctgagtggaacgatgaatgtattgattttataatgatgtgtgtttttttatttttttattttttttaatttttaatttttgtgtctgtcatcacggtttggggcagtaaaaatgcttcgaatttcttcaacagtatcttgtttgatgggaaagtgaatctatttggtgtattcaggaggtcaaaatttgaaatttccaatagttttcaaaagcgtcgtgaaaaataaaataaaaatttaaggaaaagctgttttcgagaaaatcgattttggtttttggtgtaactttaaaacaaataaccgtagatacatgaatttttcactggttgttaatatttctattttctatacttgatacaattttcaaaatattttgatttgttttgaactgttaagggacattttcagtttccaattttattagttttatttttctatgaatgtcaataaaactttatttgtcgagtaaaaatacttgaaaatttaatacatggctcctactatattgttacaatgatatttgaaaaatattaacaatccatagccatagtttttttttaattagcatttgaagtttaaaaattgagaaaatatgtaaaaatcacgaaaattagcaaattatttcgagtaaagaattcgtaaaaatttttctttttaaatttaagatttgaaaatgtattacaagattctacataatattgtctacatttataaaaaaaaaaaaatttttataaggaagtcaaattaaatttttatgagcgtttgaattcatatttttacaacatttgatattcgctcgatttctcatgtgacgattttcttattttattgtaattaaaaaacgaatggctgtagatatttgaaaatttcactgaatgtttatattagcattttctgtgtacgataaaattttaaaaataatttgactctttttgagctgtgtacagacatggtcagttttcaatttttttagtttgttttttttttctataaatatcaataaagttttacctgtatggccaaaaagtgtaaaatttaatacaaggctcctgatatattgttacaatagcagttgaaaaatattaaaaatacattggcacaattattttttacaagcatttgaaggtgaaattttgacaaaatgtataaaatttaaaattgaataattattttgtagttaaaaatgtataaaatgttcaacttttgtatctaagaattggtAATTTAGagcaagattccacgtaagtaattaattctgttaccaaaaaatataaaaaatacatttacacagtttatttttatagtcattttaagttcaaatttggacgaaattacatacaaccaaaaacctggaataactaatttagtttttttgttgtgattgtaaaatatatttcgtgggtatagttgaaacttcttaagtatactattatatatctatgatagtatcacggtttgttgttgatgtataacgcgtcataagtacctaatagatattgtgatatgattaatttggaatttattataggtacctattataggtcaattttttttttaatagcatatACCAGGGGTGGCCAGCAAGAAGAGACTTGTGAGCCaccaaatatagtaataaaaattgaagagccaagatgtaaaaaaaaaaaggtcttattattatatattacttatatgacCTTATaagaatgatatattatcattgtataagaaaaacgattctgagcggagacggtatgtcagtctaggtataagacatatttaaacattacaccgttataaatcattatagccaTTTCACTTTTGGTATTTATAagaaacggtttatttttatgattgtataagttataattgtgttctatatgtattatgattttattttcactaacgtaattaatatttaataacacaaatacaagattgagtgctattatttcttatttggtgtcagtcgatcagttgacactctacagataggtataggtataggtttatgttgtcagtttatgacacaaatacaaaactatactatacttaactatataatgattaattactattgataagtagctacaatttataagtactatttttgaatagtcataactcataagtaattactattgtagtattgttatgtaaatatgtattaactgtacatcttcttttttttgtacacatttttaaaattatacctttttagcataagtaatgtatttttaaaaaaagttacattattaCTTTCAGAATGATAATTGCcaagatattttcaaaaaaaatattaattttttttttgtaacgagaaagtaatgagttacttttctatttgaaaagtaaagtaatttcactacaattttatttgagtaacatgtaaagtaacttaattacatttatctctaagtaacgagtaaagtaacttaattactttttaaaagtaacttacccaacactggaaATTTCTGACTTCTGAGCAGTAGGCAGTATGCACAATACATGAGATGgacgacagtgccagcgtcgcgcgtcgtcgcaatatttattattattaattactttatcaagacacctgatttccagaattaattccagtattctaattgGGGTCCTGGGTGCGGGTTAtggcgggtcattccactaagcactgtgtgagctgtcccccacctagctagtagagtggttatatacaatgtagtaatgtactcggcggcccgaggcagtatatttgaccgccttggctggcgttttgcgcatgtgccattcacaatattgtccGTGTTTACGCAGCATACCcgtataccatctcccatgcATCAACAttggcaacgccggcaactgcctcgtcgagtgtcgacgTCGAACCTCTATCGTTGGCGGCGCTcgctggtcgcaggattaaacttaAACGGAAaggctataaattaaaactttactaAAACGTGACTACGTgtgccattctccagtttcatgcaagttgtatacaaaaaaaattattataaaatataaatttaggtaaatagaattatgaaattatgaaaaagtaaaaagtaaaaattaactaaaaaattgcgtccccaaaaatattgtgccctaggccagtgccttggtggcccatgggtaaatccgcccctgcctATAATCGTGTAATGTGTAGaccgcatattattttaattttaatgatacgCTGTAAAGTTATGAGGTCCATCAATGATTTCTATTATGTGTCAAATATATTGCTGTAATGCATGTGTTcaatttgatataaaatcattgtatacaaaaatatggttCCAAGCGAAAATGATTCaacaacctataataataaaattactaagtgtatttttatatcttatattgggttatatttattatactgcacagactctctatatatatattatattatatactatatagtatatataatatcttaacccgtgtttaaaaaaaattaaaaatactaacagTTGTGGGTTTTGATTactaattatctatatatattatttatattattataaaaaactaagtACCCACTTATGTAGCAGACCAGTATTATATGCACTAGGTACAATTTTGTACAccaaattattcttattataccAACGTTTATACGTTACAGCATATTCAGGGCCGGCGAGAGGGTGGGACAGTAGGGGCCAGAGCCCCGGGGCCTGGACctctgggggggggggcgttGTCAGAGGCGTATTTAGGCATAGCCGTACAGGCCCTGGGGCCTTATTCTTGAGATCGATCGACAAGAAGTCGTGTGCGACTAAACTCGAATGATTATGTCGTAGTCGACTGAAAAACGCTATTCTCCAAAAGCATTCGACTAAAATTAGTCGCATTCGAGATTATGTCGACTAGTAATAATCTTGTCGAGTGAACCACAATGGTATAACCTAAAATTCATTTATTATCAGAAATATTCCTgccaaaatatgatatattgatactgATTGTTACTAatcaaattgtttaattgttaatttattgttattgactattgtacctattggctatacTTTCCTTacattggaaattaaaaaataatcgaagCCTGGTTAATCACTTTTTTCCTACACTcacaaataagaaaataattacaatattttatgaaaaatcgttAAGATAGATCACAACTCAcaagtttaatttttcaattaatttttcgtGTAGCCACGCTTGTACCTAAATTGAAAAACTTGGGACAACAACCAGGTAAATCCactttttttcgaaaaatttgTAATATCAACTCCGCCCCTCTAATTTCCTCACTAATTACGCTAATTAATTGGGCCCCGGGACACCATACATTTAGTGGGGCTCCCTTTCAaatttgacttaaaaaaattgCGTCCCTATATGTTTACGactataaaatgttgtatttttgttgtaataaagactacctattatttatggGTACGATGTAGTTCACAAATCACAACTCTCATTTTATAAACATCatcatagaatataaattttatatttattatagtttagaatttttttgtgatataaaattaagaacatttttatttttaaaatatatatatt
It contains:
- the LOC100166167 gene encoding ankyrin repeat domain-containing protein 12-like, giving the protein MMNDTNIDATEEIPETPTFTESPTTITPTSTINAELSDIEIELHPKQRILKVSSIESMNSDNSSATNVTAVEINQSSTTSEPDTFTNYYQMFLNIRKQIHKKHMSMFPVQPKPPSGFEDYLMNRRTYVLDGNYRSRVVNTQTPTPANLHKHLKNMFVEQEKERQKLRVQHLVEKEKLVMSVEQEILRVHGRAARALANQPLPFSVCTILNDNEVYNIMTPEQEKDKDGHGHSGYNGRIFLSWLQDIDNKWEKIKIDLLLRQRNEAEGLHAIQKMNWGWKLKEIQLRTYSSLEPNIDEEHVPIVKVNKDFDHFPA